The Methanospirillum lacunae region AGCAATCCGCATGTACAGCTTCTGCTCAAGGTAGTTGTGGTAGGTTGTAAACGGCCTGGCATTTGCACCACCATAGATCGGTTGAAGAGTCGGAGTCTCAAATTCCAAAAATCCGCGTGAAATCAAGTTATTTCTAAGCTCGGATAGGATCCTGCTCCGGGTCCTGAACGTCTCCCTGCTCTCCTCATTGACGATCAGATCCAGGTATCGCTGTCGATATCGTTTTTCCAGATTCGTCAGACCATGAAACTTTTCAGGCAGTGAACAGAGTGCCTTGGTTAGGAGTTCAAAATCATCAACCCAGAGAGTGATTTCGCCAACCTTGGTTCTAAACACTCGTCCCGTGACTCCAACAATATCACCACGCTCAACCCCTGATTTAAACACTGCAAACTTCCCTTCAGGGAGTGAATCTTTTCTGATATAAAGTTGGATTCTTCCAGATTCATCCCCAAGATCGCAGAAAAAGGTCTTGCCGTGATCACGGACAATGTAGATCCTGCCTGCAGTCTTTACCTGTTCAGGGGAGGGGTCGTGGGTTGCCGAATCGAATGCTTCCCTAATATCGGCAATCGTGTGGGTTCTCTTAAATGTTGGAGGATAGAGAGGGACTCCTTGATCCTCAAGAAGACTTCTTTTTGCGAGACGCTGCTCGTCGAACTGTAACGCTGGATTATCAAATGACATGGTTGATGTATCTCCTCCCCCTGGTTTGCCCTAGTTGCTGACAGTCTATCCGGGACGGGGGAGGGGCTGACTAGTGCAAGCCCCGACGGTTATGACCTGTTTATATTCAGCAATACCGCAATATTCGCTTAAATTATCAAGGGCAGGCCGGAAATAACCTTCGTAAAAAGAGGAGGGTTTTGAGTCCCTGGGAAAAAACAGATACGTGTAAGAACAAGAAAATAAAAAAAGGTCAGATCTTCCTGACGTAATAAAAACCTATAATCGCAAGTGTTAAAACGATCAGAATGGGGGAAGGCCAGGGTACCCCATTAGACGTCGTTCCTGCAGCTTTGGTGTCAGAGGTTAGTGCAGTATTTATCTGAAGCACCTGTCCTGGTATGACTTCAAAAGACGAATTATATTCCTGATATCCATCAAGTTTTATTGAGTAGGTATGCTTTGCTGAACAGACGGCTTCAACTGTAGCAGGAGTTGTTCCTTTCAGTTGCCCATCAACAATGATATCAGCACCTGCAGGATCTGAACTCACCATCACGAGGCCGCATGCCTGTGGCATAGGGCTTGGATCCATCTGTACTGTCACCGGAGTAATTACTCCTGCAGTGGCCATAACCATGGCTTCAAAATCTTCGTAATTCCTACTTGTGATATATATTCTATGACTTCCCGGAGAGACATTAGAGATCTCAAGAGGTCTTCCTGTTTCAGTCAGTCCCTGGTATTGATCATCAAGAAACACAGTGGCGCCCGGAGGTTCGGTGGTTACAACAATAAAGCCTCCCGATGCACCACTCGCCGGATGTAGAGAGGCATACACAGGGGTTATCACCTGATTCTGAACTGACACCCATTCAAGATAGTCATCATATCCGGCACGACTAACTTTAACTTCATGCCGACCGGGGGGAATATTTCCTACAACAAGATTGGTTGTTCCTGCATACACACCATCTACATACGCCATGGCCCCACCGGGATCTGAACTGATTTCAAATGTCCCTGAACCAGTGCGGATGGTCAAGTTCGCTGCAACCTTGGCAGTCTCCCCAGGATGAATCTCAACGGTTCTGACAAAGGGTTCATACCCCATCATAACCAGCGAGATCAGATGAGTTCCAGTCGGCAGATTATGATAGGTCCAGGGAGCCATCTGCCCATTTCCGTTGTCAACTGTTACCATCGCACCAGAAGGGGATGAACTCACTTCCAACGTGCCTGTGGTTGCAACCGGAACTAGTACTGCCATTACCGGGATCATTCCACCTGACTGAACAGTCTGATTATAGGTCTGTTCCCATATCTGGAAACCCTGTATCATGACCCTGATCATCGTTGCATTGGTAGTCATGGCAGAAACAGGAACTATCACCGGAGTCTCACCGGCAAATGCTCCATTGACTATAACATCTGCACCTTGCGGATTGGATTTAACCTCGAAATATCCCATTTGGGTCTGCTGAGCTGATACTGGAGTCAGGAAAATTATGAAAACGATTGCCAGAAGGTATACAGATCTCCCTAGTGGGAACATCTCCCTCATCATAACGGTAAGGTTATCAGGTTGTACCTGAAAAAATATCGGTTACATTTTTCCGATGAGGAATGCTGGCTGATTCAAAAAACAGAAGGAGAGGATCTGATATGGTGCAGATAATTGATGATAATGCACCATTGCAATTACAATTCATATATCATGAAGAACAGATACTGTACCGGTAAACTGATGCGAATCTGTACAAGTCCTAACAGCGGATTCTTATCACCCTCATTTTTCTTCGTGTTTAGATAGGGGGCTGGAATTTTCCAGTCCCCAGGTACTGACAACGCAGACAGGTTACCGTAGGTCTTCGATAATTATGTTAACTATATGTGGAATCTCTGATCCGACGATTATTGCCGGTTATGTCCTATCTATAGGATTCGCTCTCGCCTGTATCGTGTATGGACTGATAAACTGGAACAGGGGAGGATAAATAAATGCCAACAGATCCGATTGTCACTCTGGCCATTGTTCTGGTTTATGTTGGGATTACCCTTATTCTCGGATATATAGGATATAGAAAAACCAACCATGCGGAAGATTACTTACTTGCAGGCAGAGATACCCATCCGGTTATCATCGCACTTTCGTATGGTGCAACGTTCATCTCAACTTCTGCAATCGTAGGGTTTGGAGGTGTTGCTGCAAATCTCGGAATGGGCCTCATCTGGCTGACTGTATTCAATATTGGAATTGGTATTCTTCTCGCATTTGTGATATTCGGAAAGAAAACACGGGAGAAAGGGGTGGAAACTGGTGCAGTCACCTTTCCCGATCTCATGGGAAAGATCTTTCAAAGTCCGGGACTGCAATTTCTCTCTGGCCTGATAATC contains the following coding sequences:
- a CDS encoding PEGA domain-containing protein, with protein sequence MFPLGRSVYLLAIVFIIFLTPVSAQQTQMGYFEVKSNPQGADVIVNGAFAGETPVIVPVSAMTTNATMIRVMIQGFQIWEQTYNQTVQSGGMIPVMAVLVPVATTGTLEVSSSPSGAMVTVDNGNGQMAPWTYHNLPTGTHLISLVMMGYEPFVRTVEIHPGETAKVAANLTIRTGSGTFEISSDPGGAMAYVDGVYAGTTNLVVGNIPPGRHEVKVSRAGYDDYLEWVSVQNQVITPVYASLHPASGASGGFIVVTTEPPGATVFLDDQYQGLTETGRPLEISNVSPGSHRIYITSRNYEDFEAMVMATAGVITPVTVQMDPSPMPQACGLVMVSSDPAGADIIVDGQLKGTTPATVEAVCSAKHTYSIKLDGYQEYNSSFEVIPGQVLQINTALTSDTKAAGTTSNGVPWPSPILIVLTLAIIGFYYVRKI
- a CDS encoding symporter small accessory protein: MLTICGISDPTIIAGYVLSIGFALACIVYGLINWNRGG